A window of the Thermomicrobiales bacterium genome harbors these coding sequences:
- a CDS encoding bifunctional homocysteine S-methyltransferase/methylenetetrahydrofolate reductase: MTNPFLERLQQGPIIGDGAMGTMLHSSGVPHDTVFDVLNLSNPDLVASIHRAYIAAGAEIIETNSYGANRFKLDHLGLAGKVRQLNRVAAKIAREQREVSGRSVFIAGSVGPTLQRLPPIGTASAEKVRAAFREQIEALLEGGVDLLSIETIPDIAEMREALAAARECSDLPVIAMLTFAEDGRTVAGNEAAAVVDMLLEHQVDVIGANCSVGPQRLLQVLEAFSAELDRRGESRALACIPNAGWPTQQGGRLLYPSSPDYFANFAVRAADAGIRVIGGCCGTTPAHVEAMTRAMAERATGTVDTKAPHLPELVVSDSTAPIPGVGLHQPDGFRTELGRKFQVAVEIDPPKGLNPEKALAGAELLKRAGVDAINVADSPMARVRMSALTLCMMIQNQVDIETIVHFTTRDRSLMGIQSELLGAHAAGVRTVLALTGDPPTLGGYPGTSGVYDTDSIGLIRLLTNMNQGLDAVGSSIGSHADFRIGCAVDPTRDDLPLEAERLHAKLDAGAHFVMTQPIFDAEVWLRFLRHFGGDIPVPLMIGILPLQSAKHADFLHNEVPGITLTPDALKRMHAAGPDGRKEGVRMAQELLLDLLPIAQGVYLMPSFGRYEVAAEVLDVLEAASGRDLGIVAAS, from the coding sequence ATGACCAATCCATTTCTCGAACGACTTCAGCAGGGCCCAATCATCGGCGATGGCGCGATGGGGACGATGCTGCATTCGAGCGGAGTACCACACGATACGGTGTTCGACGTCCTGAACCTCTCGAACCCCGATCTGGTTGCCTCGATTCATCGGGCATATATCGCGGCCGGCGCAGAGATCATCGAAACCAATTCCTATGGCGCGAACCGATTCAAGCTCGACCACCTCGGACTCGCTGGCAAGGTTCGCCAGCTCAATCGAGTGGCGGCCAAGATCGCTCGTGAGCAGCGCGAGGTGTCGGGACGGTCTGTGTTCATCGCCGGTTCGGTTGGACCGACGCTCCAGCGCCTGCCGCCGATCGGCACGGCCAGTGCGGAAAAGGTGCGCGCTGCCTTCCGGGAACAGATCGAAGCGTTACTCGAGGGTGGCGTCGATCTCCTTTCGATCGAGACGATCCCGGATATCGCTGAAATGCGCGAGGCGCTTGCCGCGGCGCGGGAGTGCAGCGACCTTCCCGTCATTGCGATGTTGACCTTTGCGGAAGATGGCCGCACGGTCGCCGGCAACGAAGCGGCGGCCGTCGTCGATATGTTGCTGGAGCATCAGGTCGATGTTATCGGCGCGAACTGCTCTGTGGGACCGCAGCGGCTTCTTCAGGTGCTGGAAGCCTTTTCCGCTGAGCTCGACCGTCGTGGCGAGTCGCGCGCGCTCGCTTGCATTCCGAATGCAGGTTGGCCGACGCAACAGGGCGGACGACTCCTCTATCCAAGCTCGCCGGACTATTTCGCGAACTTCGCTGTGCGTGCCGCCGATGCCGGGATCCGGGTCATCGGGGGGTGCTGTGGCACGACACCGGCGCACGTCGAAGCCATGACTCGCGCGATGGCCGAGCGCGCAACCGGAACCGTAGACACGAAGGCTCCGCACCTGCCGGAGCTTGTTGTCTCGGATTCGACGGCCCCGATACCAGGCGTAGGGCTCCATCAACCCGACGGGTTCCGCACCGAACTTGGACGCAAGTTCCAGGTGGCTGTCGAGATCGACCCCCCGAAGGGTCTCAATCCGGAAAAAGCGTTGGCAGGCGCTGAACTCCTGAAGCGCGCTGGCGTCGACGCGATCAATGTGGCCGACTCCCCGATGGCGCGCGTGCGCATGAGCGCGCTGACGCTTTGCATGATGATCCAGAATCAGGTGGATATCGAGACGATCGTCCATTTCACCACGCGTGACCGCTCGCTGATGGGGATTCAGTCAGAGCTGTTGGGGGCGCATGCCGCAGGTGTGCGGACGGTGCTTGCGCTGACCGGGGATCCACCGACGCTGGGCGGCTATCCAGGCACCAGTGGCGTCTACGACACCGACTCGATTGGGCTGATTCGCCTACTGACCAACATGAACCAGGGTCTGGACGCGGTTGGCTCGTCCATCGGGAGTCATGCTGACTTCCGAATCGGTTGCGCGGTGGATCCGACACGCGACGACCTGCCACTCGAAGCCGAGCGATTGCACGCGAAACTCGATGCGGGGGCGCATTTTGTGATGACGCAGCCCATTTTCGATGCAGAGGTCTGGTTGCGGTTCCTTCGGCATTTTGGCGGCGATATCCCGGTGCCGCTGATGATCGGGATCCTTCCGCTGCAGTCCGCCAAGCACGCCGACTTCCTGCACAACGAGGTCCCGGGCATCACGCTGACTCCGGATGCCCTGAAGCGCATGCACGCCGCAGGGCCGGACGGACGCAAGGAGGGCGTGAGAATGGCGCAGGAACTCCTGCTCGACCTGCTGCCAATTGCCCAGGGGGTGTACCTGATGCCATCGTTTGGCCGGTACGAAGTGGCAGCCGAGGTGCTCGATGTGCTGGAAGCAGCTTCGGGCCGGGATTTGGGTATCGTCGCAGCGAGCTGA
- a CDS encoding LLM class flavin-dependent oxidoreductase: MRDVTFGLCTDQNLPWDVHRDRWRYFESLGFSSLWDCDHYQQPSRLDGNYFEGWTLLSALAAETSTARLGVLVTSNTFRHPALVAKMAATIDHISHGRLEVGLGAGWFVPEHEWFGIPFPEPPELVARFREAVQIIDSMLRNEYTTFHGDYYHLENAPARPAPIQRPRPPLTLGAHRRKMLRVVAEYADRWNSNGPPAEIAKRNAILDEHCMEIGRDPASITRSLYVWSALMPVDIWSSVGAFEEMVGVYYEAGMREFIVDSPGPEQFPVLEKVASQFIAK; this comes from the coding sequence ATGCGTGACGTGACGTTTGGGCTCTGTACCGACCAGAACCTCCCGTGGGACGTGCATCGGGACCGATGGCGCTATTTCGAATCGCTTGGATTCTCGTCGTTGTGGGACTGCGACCACTATCAACAACCGAGTCGACTGGACGGCAACTATTTCGAGGGATGGACGCTGCTCTCAGCGCTGGCGGCGGAAACCTCGACCGCCCGCCTTGGCGTGCTCGTCACATCGAATACATTCCGCCATCCGGCACTGGTGGCGAAGATGGCCGCAACCATCGATCACATTTCGCATGGGCGCCTGGAGGTGGGGCTCGGGGCAGGATGGTTCGTTCCCGAGCATGAATGGTTCGGCATTCCCTTTCCCGAACCGCCGGAACTGGTCGCTCGCTTTCGGGAGGCTGTGCAGATCATCGACTCCATGCTCCGCAACGAATACACAACCTTCCACGGCGACTACTACCACCTCGAAAACGCGCCCGCTCGGCCCGCGCCAATCCAGCGCCCGAGACCTCCATTGACGCTTGGAGCACACCGCAGGAAGATGCTCCGCGTTGTGGCCGAATACGCCGACCGATGGAACTCGAACGGGCCCCCGGCCGAAATCGCCAAACGGAATGCGATTCTCGACGAGCACTGCATGGAGATCGGCCGGGACCCGGCATCGATCACCCGGTCGCTATACGTCTGGTCGGCGCTCATGCCGGTCGACATCTGGAGCTCGGTGGGCGCGTTCGAAGAGATGGTCGGCGTCTACTACGAGGCTGGTATGCGCGAATTCATTGTCGATTCTCCGGGTCCCGAGCAGTTTCCAGTTCTCGAAAAAGTGGCGAGCCAGTTCATCGCCAAATGA
- a CDS encoding cyanophycinase — MTVTSAGTSADLAAPVQTERLSQGPVMAIGGAEDKFRDRVILSRFVELSGGKDARIVVIPTASSIESAGERYKAIFLGMGASQVDIAVIGDRPDANSELVVRMIRQATGIFMTGGNQMRLAAIIGGTKAMNAILDRSLHSAVVAGTSAGASILSSHMVAFGSSGNSPKMRMAQMVAGFGLVTGAIIDQHFRQRDRLGRLMMMVASNPSLLGVGVDEDTAAIFTSDGKLEVIGKHSVTIIDGSEAYSDVYRVKRHGGITLSGAKIHVLTSGHIFDMVSRTLIGTPAMIVPDGATEIVQQPV; from the coding sequence ATGACCGTTACTTCAGCCGGAACGTCCGCGGACCTTGCAGCGCCAGTTCAGACCGAGCGGCTCAGCCAGGGTCCCGTGATGGCGATTGGTGGTGCGGAGGACAAATTTCGCGATCGGGTGATTCTTTCACGCTTCGTAGAACTCTCCGGTGGCAAGGACGCGCGCATTGTCGTTATTCCCACCGCATCGTCGATCGAGTCGGCCGGCGAACGCTACAAGGCCATTTTTCTCGGCATGGGAGCATCTCAGGTCGATATCGCGGTGATCGGCGATCGACCCGATGCCAATTCCGAACTCGTCGTCAGGATGATTCGCCAGGCAACCGGCATTTTCATGACCGGCGGGAACCAAATGCGCCTGGCGGCCATCATCGGCGGAACCAAGGCGATGAACGCCATTCTGGATCGCAGTCTGCATTCGGCCGTCGTGGCAGGCACCAGCGCAGGCGCCTCCATCCTCTCGTCGCACATGGTGGCCTTCGGCTCGAGCGGCAATAGCCCCAAGATGCGCATGGCGCAGATGGTGGCCGGTTTCGGTCTCGTAACCGGCGCCATCATCGATCAGCACTTCCGCCAACGCGACCGGCTTGGCCGATTGATGATGATGGTCGCGTCAAACCCAAGCCTGCTTGGCGTGGGCGTCGATGAGGACACCGCGGCCATTTTCACGTCCGACGGGAAGTTGGAAGTGATTGGCAAGCACTCGGTGACGATCATCGACGGGTCGGAAGCCTATTCAGATGTTTATCGTGTCAAACGTCATGGCGGAATCACGCTCAGCGGCGCGAAAATACACGTGCTCACGAGCGGACACATCTTCGACATGGTATCGAGAACGCTGATCGGTACCCCCGCGATGATAGTCCCCGATGGCGCCACGGAGATCGTGCAACAGCCAGTCTGA
- the cphA gene encoding cyanophycin synthetase, whose translation MIEFRDHTVYRGPNVWARMPSLRFTVDIGELEERPTNKIPGFYERITELIPSLYEHRCSVGKPGGFLQRMREGTWMGHVLEHVALELQNLAGAEVSRGKTRSTKEKGVYNVVFEYEQEDVGIAAAELAKRLLNHVVYDTEPDFDFQHELEQTVIRTAERLAYGPSTGSIVAEAERRNIPVIRLDPRRSLVQLGHGVHQRRIWATVTSETSNIAVDTASNKELTNRLLHEVGIPVPRGVTVRNVDDAVREARRIRYPVVIKPLDGNHGRGVCINLKDEDEVREFFPTAMSESRAGIVVVESFIEGLDYRILVVNNNVVAVAERVPAHVVGDGEHTVEQLIEITNSDPRRGVGHEKILTRISVDGQTMETLERNGFTLDQVPDKGVVVPLKRTGNMSTGGTSIDRTDDIHPDNEEIARQAAMVVGLDIAGIDFIVPDISKSIRQSGGAIVEVNAGPGFRMHTNPTEGHPRHVGRAVVDMLFPPGSKSRVPIVAVTGTNGKTTTVRMISHIMKTAGRRVGMTTTDGIYIDGTQIMAGDMSGPTSAKMVLKNPTINYAVLETARGGILRSGLGFDRCDIAVVTNVTSDHLGQHGIDSLSDLAKVKAVVPQSVFRDGKSVLSADNEWTVEMARYARGEILYFSMHEDNPVIREHLRNKGRAVILRPVSAGEMITVIENRRETSLLLASQIPATYDGRLRVNVANALAAVTAALADDVQLEYIRQAMRTFTSSFYQTPGRFNLLEFQGRRIIMDYCHNIAGLESMADFVKRMDASRAIAVISMPGDRLDDDIAAFGKLAGETFHELVIREDANTRGRPSGEIARRLKDAAMAAGLADEAVTIVLQESDAVRSAVERSDKDDLVVLMVDKPAQTWEELNNLTGSFSLG comes from the coding sequence ATGATCGAGTTTCGTGACCACACGGTTTATCGCGGCCCGAACGTCTGGGCCCGCATGCCGTCGCTCCGCTTCACGGTCGACATCGGGGAACTGGAAGAACGGCCGACCAACAAGATTCCCGGCTTCTACGAACGAATCACCGAGCTGATTCCTTCGCTCTACGAGCACCGATGTTCGGTTGGGAAACCGGGCGGGTTCCTTCAGCGGATGCGTGAGGGCACCTGGATGGGGCATGTGCTCGAACATGTCGCGCTCGAGCTTCAGAACCTCGCCGGCGCCGAGGTCTCACGTGGCAAGACCCGTTCGACCAAAGAGAAAGGCGTCTACAACGTCGTCTTCGAATACGAACAGGAAGATGTTGGCATCGCCGCCGCCGAGCTGGCGAAACGGCTGCTCAACCACGTCGTTTACGACACTGAACCGGACTTCGATTTCCAGCACGAATTGGAACAGACCGTCATCCGCACGGCGGAACGCCTCGCGTATGGCCCTTCGACCGGCTCGATCGTCGCCGAGGCGGAACGGCGCAATATCCCGGTCATTCGCCTCGATCCGCGCCGGTCATTGGTGCAGCTGGGACATGGCGTCCATCAGAGGCGCATCTGGGCGACGGTCACCTCTGAGACGTCGAACATCGCAGTCGACACTGCCAGCAACAAGGAGCTGACGAACCGGCTGCTGCATGAGGTCGGCATTCCGGTACCCCGTGGCGTAACTGTGCGCAACGTCGACGACGCGGTCCGGGAAGCGCGCCGAATCCGCTATCCAGTCGTCATCAAGCCGCTGGATGGAAACCACGGGCGCGGCGTCTGCATCAACCTCAAGGATGAGGACGAGGTACGCGAGTTCTTCCCGACAGCCATGAGCGAATCTCGCGCAGGCATCGTCGTGGTCGAAAGCTTCATCGAAGGGCTGGACTACCGCATCCTCGTTGTCAACAACAACGTGGTCGCCGTCGCTGAACGCGTCCCTGCGCATGTCGTCGGAGACGGCGAGCACACGGTGGAGCAACTCATCGAGATCACCAACAGCGACCCGCGCCGCGGCGTTGGCCACGAAAAGATCCTCACGCGGATCTCCGTCGACGGTCAGACCATGGAAACGCTGGAACGCAACGGATTCACGCTCGATCAAGTTCCCGACAAGGGAGTGGTCGTGCCACTGAAGCGCACCGGAAACATGAGCACCGGAGGCACGTCGATCGACCGCACGGATGACATTCACCCCGACAACGAGGAGATCGCGCGTCAGGCTGCGATGGTCGTTGGGCTCGACATCGCCGGTATCGATTTCATCGTGCCCGATATCTCGAAATCGATCCGGCAATCCGGCGGCGCGATCGTCGAGGTCAATGCCGGTCCCGGCTTCCGCATGCACACGAACCCCACGGAGGGCCACCCCCGCCATGTGGGCCGCGCTGTGGTGGACATGCTATTCCCGCCAGGATCGAAATCGCGAGTCCCGATCGTGGCCGTCACGGGCACGAATGGCAAGACCACGACCGTGCGCATGATCTCGCACATCATGAAAACCGCCGGTCGCCGCGTGGGCATGACCACCACCGACGGTATCTATATCGACGGCACCCAGATCATGGCCGGCGACATGAGCGGCCCGACGAGCGCCAAGATGGTGCTCAAGAACCCGACCATCAACTACGCAGTGCTCGAAACTGCCCGTGGCGGAATTCTGCGATCCGGACTTGGCTTCGACCGCTGTGATATTGCCGTCGTCACCAATGTCACGAGCGACCATCTCGGCCAGCACGGGATCGACTCGCTTTCCGATCTCGCCAAGGTCAAAGCGGTCGTGCCGCAGTCCGTGTTCCGCGACGGGAAGTCGGTGCTGAGCGCCGACAACGAATGGACTGTCGAGATGGCGCGCTATGCGCGCGGCGAAATCCTCTACTTCTCGATGCATGAAGACAACCCGGTCATTCGTGAGCATCTCCGAAACAAGGGCCGCGCGGTGATTCTGCGTCCGGTGTCGGCCGGAGAGATGATCACCGTCATCGAGAACCGCCGTGAGACGAGTCTCTTGCTGGCGAGCCAGATACCAGCCACCTACGACGGTCGGTTGCGCGTCAACGTCGCCAACGCGCTTGCGGCAGTGACCGCGGCGCTGGCGGACGATGTCCAGCTCGAATACATCCGCCAGGCCATGCGTACGTTTACGTCGAGCTTCTATCAGACTCCGGGGCGGTTCAATTTGCTCGAGTTCCAGGGCAGACGGATCATCATGGACTACTGCCACAACATTGCTGGGCTCGAGTCGATGGCCGACTTCGTCAAGCGCATGGATGCCTCGCGCGCGATTGCGGTCATTTCCATGCCTGGTGACCGGTTGGACGATGACATCGCCGCGTTTGGAAAACTCGCCGGCGAAACGTTCCACGAGCTCGTCATCCGCGAGGATGCCAATACCCGCGGCCGCCCCTCCGGCGAAATCGCCAGGCGGCTGAAGGACGCTGCCATGGCCGCAGGGCTGGCGGACGAAGCAGTCACGATCGTCCTGCAGGAGAGCGATGCCGTGCGATCGGCAGTGGAGCGCTCCGACAAGGATGATCTTGTGGTCCTGATGGTGGACAAGCCGGCGCAAACCTGGGAAGAACTGAACAATCTCACCGGATCGTTCTCGTTGGGATAG